In a genomic window of Telopea speciosissima isolate NSW1024214 ecotype Mountain lineage chromosome 5, Tspe_v1, whole genome shotgun sequence:
- the LOC122660986 gene encoding ethylene-responsive transcription factor ERF008-like translates to MEGGCFTTSESACTATSRKGPQREKKPYRGIRMRKWGKWVAEIREPNKRSRIWLGSYSTPMAAARAYDTAVFYLRGPSARLNFPEFLVAEDELHDMSAASIRKKATEVGARVDALETGLIGSQFNSCKKSSNKKPDLNQKPNPESSDED, encoded by the coding sequence ATGGAAGGTGGGTGTTTTACGACTTCAGAGTCTGCTTGTACTGCAACTTCGCGTAAAGGGCcgcagagagagaagaagcctTACAGAGGTATAAGGATGAGAAAGTGGGGGAAGTGGGTAGCGGAAATCAGAGAACCAAACAAGAGATCAAGGATATGGCTTGGTTCTTACTCTACGCCCATGGCTGCTGCTCGTGCTTATGATACGGCTGTTTTCTATTTGAGGGGGCCTTCTGCTCGTCTCAATTTCCCAGAATTCTTAGTTGCAGAGGATGAGCTTCATGACATGTCTGCTGCGTCTATAAGGAAGAAAGCAACAGAGGTTGGAGCTAGAGTTGATGCCCTTGAGACTGGGTTGATCGGTTCCCAATTCAATTCTTGCAAGAAATCGTCAAACAAGAAGCCTGACTTGAACCAGAAACCAAATCCTGAGAGCTCTGATGAAGATTGA